From the Ensifer adhaerens genome, the window CATACATGTGGTCGGTGTTATAGGGGTCATATTGAGAATGGCTCATCATGAAGGCAGGCTGCACGGAGCGGATGACATCGACAAGCCGAAACTTGTCATCATCGGTCAACCGCAGCGGATAGTCGCCGAGATCGAAGGAGATCAGATCATGGACGCCGAGTGCCTCGGCAGCCCTCTCCGCCTCCGCGCGGCGCGCCGCCTTGACGCGCTCCAATGTCATGTCCTTCTGCTTCCAGAGCTTGGCGGATTCACCGCGCTCGCCAAAGGAGAGGCAGACAACCGTCACCTCGTAGCCTTGGCTTGCGTGAAGAGCGATTGCCCCGCCGCAACGCCAGACGAAATCGGCGGCATGCGCGCTGATCACCAGCGCGGTCTTCTTCTCTCCCATCAGGTCCTCCCGGGACTAAGTTTTCAGGACTAATCTCCTCCCGAATAGCCCGCTTGCCAATTTCAAAGCGCGTGAACTTCCATAAGTTTTTGCTATAGGGACTGGATTTGACTGGCGGGCCGGCGCATCTTCGGACTGGGAAAAAGGATGGGTGGAGGAGACATGCAAACTCACGATTTAAAGCTTGCCGTCATCGGCTTCGGAGAAGCCGGCCGCGCCTTCGCCTCAGGCTGGACAAGGCAGAATGGCGCGGAGATCTTCGTCTATGATCGGCAAGCGATCGACCCCGCCACGCGCGCGTCTTTCGAAGCCGCCGCCGAGGCAGCGCGGGTAACCCTTGCTGCTTCCAACAGCGATGCAGTGGAGCGCGCCGGGGCAATCTTCAGCCTCGTGACGGCCGACAGGGCGCATGAGGCGGCGCGGGAAAGTGCGACCCGGATCGCACCCGGCGCATTCTTCTTCGACTGCAA encodes:
- a CDS encoding 4-oxalomesaconate hydratase; translation: MGEKKTALVISAHAADFVWRCGGAIALHASQGYEVTVVCLSFGERGESAKLWKQKDMTLERVKAARRAEAERAAEALGVHDLISFDLGDYPLRLTDDDKFRLVDVIRSVQPAFMMSHSQYDPYNTDHMYATQVALEARMIAQAWGHKPGEKVLGAPQLYLFEPHQTEQMGWKPDVFLDITTVWDKKRAAIECMEGQEHLWDFYTRVAQNRANHFQRNSGGQSGGRAAQYAEGFQSVFPRTVDTL